In Microbacterium sp. SLBN-146, one genomic interval encodes:
- a CDS encoding discoidin domain-containing protein: MPTSAFGAPVPGNESDIGVYTNGETDTMDIGDPTYTNLAEVEQKLATGVDWTADSMHDAIFEKDLAAGGTDYYLDRILGVTGTANNAVLQTRGRSLYMRGGSTWGVMGFAGSAFAGGPNNLGSFYSVVVPGQTVSEVGAQRFNAPSHATSRYTIGSTGVVADMRKFITYDNVAVTTIAFQNPGSAAQTFTVRASSPLATGAGDGADELIGSRTITSGSNNGLNDTAWSQIDIALKAPGFTRSGSNLDREITVPAGETVELSVVGALYSDGMPDGAEELQTYAGLTPAEAFRTGVTDFNRRWAQDIPYIDVPDPAIEKAIVYRWWGERYNSLDTNESGYVYQYPTTIEGVNLYQNSVVLTQPMHLQDTKWIRNPYLAYGQILNVGELSGSSAFLDSPGHTSWNNHYSQYLGTAGLEAYNVYGGGPEIAERFASYFEGDGVGQLEHYDGNDDKLIAYDTNYMPGNDSDAITFGYPRVNASAPGARTIERPESAYVWGAFDAAAKLYEQAGADEAKVAEMQTAADEIQTAVLDRLWSEEMRMFLAGTSHGAQAAASSGSGTNPLSAAERDLIPAKESNLYDIYSEGLIPKEDAETYVDGFRFLRYGDNFPIFPFYTANQYDRAKFGIGGSNNFSNINFTVQYRAVRAALRDYDPEQKYITPEYAAKLLDWMAWSIYPNGDARVANQSEYYSNWNPTTKTFNRNNPNHVMLGNMNYIYVEDMGGMRPRADDKIELWPIDLGYDNFMVNNLRYHGKDLTIVWDRDGSEYGLGAGYSLFIDGERKATANGLGRFVYDPASNAIVESDEGLDVAIVSDEGADVPAAVDTPIGDERVVSYLKTAGIDLEEDAANLATGAELSSSATQQGARPTPWRNFHTPGWGSGQMNFAPGAIAETERPVSLDAVTDGTTVNEPYWGNYGTEGNSGYVDLDFGSPQSFDNVKVWFVSDRQAGGYREPQGYSIQVQNEAGEWVTVPDAFKAPKIPGPKFNEALFETVTASKVRVAFTNTPSFWTAISEIQVFDSGREVPEVVNDAPVVTARADRSSDGNVSTTLIGTVEDDGIPESGTLSYGWSTVSAPEGAGVIFSDAGALRTTVTGTVAGDYVFRLEATDGELTTSRDVEVELVEKATSAEYGAIAAISSSGVASWENQNRVNEATTPASSSPGAGNGWGTWGQTLNGTSEANAAWLRYTWQSPVRVSSTEIYWYDDNGGTRMPRSDGYVIEYSNDGTSWTPVTLAGGSTYAAALTRNAYNRLEFEPVEASQLRIRITGLQGNPGGTGVLRWRVNGETVESVDAPVVIRTVVGEIPELPAELDVVFASGTRGSVPFTWQAITADQVDETNVEPFVVYGTNTAYGLIAQAQIYVRPENSQGGISIQGAQQFEQTVEVGEQPWLPERVAVSYNDGSRDNRAIGVDWNFDESVVNTPGVYTIVGDLVLPEYVSTAGTTTTTLTLTVGDGVAPGPKLSVATSTRCVAGKVQLIVTPTNEHDGPVTLAVTTDYGTKQVVAVQAGKKSSYAFSTRSASVTAGEVSVTSTADSGSTTVDAEYAAKSCG; encoded by the coding sequence GTGCCGACGAGTGCATTCGGAGCCCCCGTCCCGGGCAACGAATCCGACATCGGTGTGTACACGAACGGTGAGACCGACACGATGGACATCGGTGATCCGACGTACACCAATCTCGCCGAAGTCGAGCAGAAACTTGCCACGGGCGTGGATTGGACGGCGGACAGCATGCACGATGCCATCTTCGAGAAGGACCTCGCGGCGGGCGGCACCGACTACTACCTCGACCGCATCCTCGGTGTGACGGGGACGGCGAACAACGCCGTGCTCCAGACCCGCGGTCGCTCGCTGTACATGCGTGGCGGAAGCACGTGGGGCGTCATGGGCTTCGCGGGCTCCGCGTTCGCGGGCGGCCCGAACAACCTCGGATCGTTCTACTCGGTCGTCGTGCCGGGTCAGACCGTCTCGGAGGTCGGCGCTCAGCGCTTCAACGCTCCGAGCCACGCGACGTCGCGCTACACGATCGGCTCGACGGGCGTCGTCGCCGACATGCGCAAGTTCATCACGTACGACAACGTCGCCGTGACGACGATCGCGTTCCAGAACCCCGGCTCCGCGGCACAGACCTTCACGGTGCGGGCGTCCTCCCCGCTCGCGACGGGCGCGGGTGACGGAGCAGACGAGCTCATCGGCAGCCGCACGATCACGAGCGGCTCGAACAACGGGCTCAACGACACGGCGTGGTCGCAGATCGACATCGCGCTGAAGGCACCCGGGTTCACCCGCTCGGGTTCGAACCTGGATCGCGAGATCACGGTCCCCGCGGGCGAGACGGTCGAGCTGTCGGTCGTCGGCGCGCTCTACAGCGACGGGATGCCCGACGGTGCCGAGGAGCTCCAGACGTACGCGGGCCTTACCCCGGCGGAGGCGTTCCGCACCGGCGTGACCGACTTCAACCGCCGCTGGGCGCAGGACATCCCCTACATCGATGTGCCCGACCCGGCCATCGAGAAGGCGATCGTCTACCGCTGGTGGGGCGAGCGGTACAACTCGCTCGACACGAACGAATCCGGCTACGTCTACCAGTACCCGACGACGATCGAGGGCGTGAACCTGTACCAGAACTCGGTCGTGCTGACGCAGCCGATGCACCTGCAGGACACGAAGTGGATCCGGAACCCCTACCTCGCGTACGGCCAGATCCTCAACGTCGGCGAGCTCTCGGGATCGTCGGCCTTCCTCGACAGCCCGGGTCACACGAGCTGGAACAACCACTACTCGCAGTACCTCGGCACAGCGGGTCTCGAGGCCTACAACGTCTACGGCGGCGGTCCCGAGATCGCGGAGCGGTTCGCCTCGTACTTCGAAGGCGACGGCGTCGGCCAGCTCGAGCACTACGACGGCAACGACGACAAGCTCATCGCGTACGACACCAACTACATGCCCGGCAATGACTCGGATGCCATCACGTTCGGCTACCCGCGCGTCAACGCCTCGGCACCGGGCGCACGGACCATCGAGCGTCCCGAGTCGGCGTACGTGTGGGGCGCGTTCGACGCGGCCGCGAAGCTCTACGAGCAGGCCGGAGCCGATGAGGCGAAGGTCGCCGAGATGCAGACGGCGGCGGACGAGATCCAGACCGCTGTCCTCGATCGCCTGTGGAGCGAGGAGATGCGGATGTTCCTCGCGGGCACGTCGCACGGCGCCCAGGCTGCCGCGTCGTCGGGCTCGGGAACGAACCCGCTGAGCGCCGCCGAGCGCGACCTCATCCCCGCGAAGGAGTCGAATCTCTACGACATCTACTCCGAGGGACTCATCCCCAAGGAGGATGCCGAGACCTACGTCGACGGCTTCCGTTTCCTCCGCTACGGCGACAACTTCCCGATCTTCCCCTTCTATACCGCGAACCAGTACGACCGCGCGAAATTCGGGATCGGCGGGTCGAACAACTTCTCGAACATCAACTTCACGGTGCAGTATCGCGCCGTGCGGGCGGCGCTTCGCGACTACGACCCGGAGCAGAAGTACATCACTCCGGAGTACGCCGCGAAGCTCCTCGACTGGATGGCGTGGAGCATCTACCCCAACGGCGATGCGCGCGTCGCGAACCAGTCCGAGTACTACTCGAACTGGAACCCCACGACGAAGACGTTCAACCGCAACAACCCGAACCACGTGATGCTCGGCAACATGAACTACATCTACGTGGAGGACATGGGCGGTATGCGTCCCCGCGCGGACGACAAGATCGAGCTGTGGCCCATCGACCTCGGCTACGACAACTTCATGGTCAACAACCTGCGCTACCACGGCAAGGACCTCACGATCGTCTGGGATCGGGACGGCTCGGAGTACGGTCTCGGCGCTGGTTACAGCCTCTTCATCGACGGTGAGCGCAAGGCTACGGCCAACGGCCTCGGCCGGTTCGTCTACGATCCGGCGAGCAACGCGATCGTCGAGTCCGACGAGGGCCTCGACGTCGCGATCGTCTCGGACGAGGGTGCAGACGTGCCCGCGGCCGTCGACACCCCGATCGGCGACGAGCGCGTCGTGTCGTACCTGAAGACGGCGGGCATCGACCTCGAAGAGGATGCCGCGAACCTCGCGACCGGTGCCGAGCTGTCGTCGTCGGCGACCCAGCAGGGAGCGCGCCCGACCCCGTGGCGCAACTTCCACACCCCCGGGTGGGGCAGCGGCCAGATGAACTTCGCGCCGGGTGCCATCGCCGAGACGGAGCGGCCCGTGTCGCTCGACGCCGTCACGGACGGTACGACCGTCAACGAGCCCTACTGGGGTAACTACGGCACGGAGGGGAACAGCGGCTACGTGGATCTCGACTTCGGTTCGCCGCAGTCGTTCGACAACGTGAAGGTGTGGTTCGTCAGCGATCGTCAGGCGGGTGGATACCGCGAGCCGCAGGGCTACTCGATCCAGGTGCAGAACGAGGCGGGCGAGTGGGTCACCGTGCCCGACGCCTTCAAGGCGCCGAAGATCCCCGGCCCGAAGTTCAACGAGGCGCTCTTCGAGACCGTCACTGCGAGCAAGGTGCGCGTCGCGTTCACGAACACCCCGTCGTTCTGGACGGCCATCTCGGAGATCCAGGTCTTCGATTCAGGCCGCGAGGTTCCCGAGGTCGTCAACGACGCCCCGGTGGTGACGGCGCGGGCGGACCGCTCGAGCGACGGAAACGTCTCGACGACCCTCATCGGCACCGTGGAAGATGACGGCATCCCCGAGTCCGGCACTCTGTCCTACGGATGGTCGACGGTGTCGGCGCCCGAGGGTGCAGGCGTCATCTTCTCCGACGCGGGCGCACTGCGGACGACCGTGACGGGTACCGTCGCCGGCGACTACGTGTTCCGCCTCGAGGCGACCGACGGTGAGCTCACGACGTCTCGCGACGTCGAGGTCGAGCTCGTCGAGAAGGCGACCTCTGCCGAGTACGGCGCCATCGCGGCCATCTCGTCGAGCGGCGTCGCATCGTGGGAGAACCAGAACCGCGTGAACGAGGCCACGACGCCGGCGAGCTCGAGCCCCGGGGCCGGGAACGGCTGGGGCACGTGGGGCCAGACCCTCAACGGCACGTCCGAGGCGAACGCGGCATGGCTGCGCTACACGTGGCAGTCGCCCGTCCGTGTCAGCTCGACGGAGATCTACTGGTACGACGACAACGGCGGCACGCGGATGCCGCGCAGCGACGGCTACGTGATCGAGTACTCCAACGACGGCACGAGCTGGACGCCCGTGACCCTCGCAGGCGGCTCGACCTATGCCGCCGCGCTCACCCGGAACGCCTACAACCGCCTCGAGTTCGAGCCGGTCGAAGCGAGCCAGCTGCGCATCCGCATCACGGGCCTGCAGGGCAACCCCGGAGGTACGGGTGTGCTGCGGTGGCGGGTCAACGGCGAGACGGTCGAGTCGGTGGATGCGCCCGTCGTCATCCGCACGGTCGTGGGAGAGATCCCCGAACTGCCCGCCGAGCTGGACGTCGTGTTCGCAAGCGGAACGCGGGGCTCCGTGCCCTTCACGTGGCAGGCGATCACGGCCGATCAGGTCGACGAGACCAACGTCGAACCGTTCGTCGTCTACGGCACGAACACGGCGTACGGTCTGATCGCTCAGGCGCAGATCTACGTGCGGCCGGAGAACTCGCAGGGCGGTATCTCCATCCAGGGAGCGCAGCAGTTCGAGCAGACCGTCGAGGTCGGCGAACAGCCGTGGCTTCCCGAGCGGGTTGCGGTGTCGTACAACGACGGCTCGCGCGACAACCGTGCGATCGGTGTCGACTGGAACTTCGACGAGTCCGTCGTGAACACGCCCGGCGTGTACACGATCGTCGGGGACCTCGTCCTCCCGGAGTACGTGAGCACGGCGGGCACGACGACGACGACGCTCACGCTGACGGTCGGCGACGGTGTCGCTCCGGGACCGAAGCTCTCGGTCGCGACGAGCACGCGGTGCGTGGCGGGCAAGGTCCAGCTGATCGTCACGCCGACGAACGAGCACGACGGACCCGTCACGCTCGCCGTCACGACGGACTACGGCACCAAGCAGGTCGTCGCAGTCCAGGCAGGTAAGAAGAGCAGCTACGCCTTCTCCACGCGCAGCGCTTCGGTCACTGCCGGTGAGGTCTCCGTGACCTCGACCGCGGACTCCGGCTCCACCACGGTGGACGCCGAGTACGCGGCCAAGTCCTGCGGCTAG
- a CDS encoding glycoside hydrolase family 127 protein, whose product MTEETMSGLSRRRVLGGGLALAGAVAAASVLDPRGAQAAGAAFRVAGPTNSALAVRASQTVVYPEAWSVQPFPLSSVKLGQSVFTRALEQHLVLYRAYSVDKILAVFRRNAGLSTNGATPPGGWEEYGPNPDLQRWGPREYVRGQNTAGAGGCLRGHYGGHFLSGVSMAYASTGEVALLNKVNAIVDGLEECRAALAAQEYEGAPRYSHPGFLSAYGEWQFSALEEFAPYGEIWAPYYTLHKILAGLLDAHALAGNTKALALAEGIGHWVYSRLSTCTSAQLARMWGSYIAGEYGGMNEVLVELYWRSSDTAKREFLDAAHLFTLHTLVDACAAGTDTLNGKHANQHIPQFPGYIKLAAETGDEHFLDASKGFFDMVVPGRSYAHGGTGEGELWGPPNTVAGDIGPRNAESCAAYNMLKVASQLFFNEQNPKYMDYFERTVLNHILGGRRNQESTSGPENLYMFPVQPGARKEYGNGNIGTCCGGTGLESHVKYQEGIYFRSADQTELYVNLYIASTLDWEETGLVLEQVSSYPESDTSTLTVRTAPSGPLTVHLRVPSWSSGVEIEVNGAAADVDIEPGTYAAVTRDWSTGDTITVRIPLAVRVESAIDRPDIQALLYGPVVLTATSSSTSYLKVSLADRLNLSGNVSRGIAKTPANVFTIGSQSYEPAYNGRDVGYHMYFQRTEPSVTFAGADAGVANPRRSGKTLLDEVWDHAPFASRSAFLGVVGQVTASYVAAGLLTARNRQKILLAAGRAPIDGSN is encoded by the coding sequence ATGACCGAAGAGACCATGTCAGGCCTCAGCCGTCGCAGAGTGCTCGGCGGCGGACTGGCGCTCGCGGGCGCCGTCGCCGCGGCGAGCGTCCTCGACCCGCGCGGCGCGCAGGCGGCGGGAGCAGCCTTCCGCGTCGCCGGGCCGACGAACTCCGCGCTCGCCGTCCGCGCCTCCCAGACCGTCGTCTACCCGGAGGCGTGGAGCGTACAGCCCTTCCCCCTGTCGTCGGTGAAGCTGGGCCAGAGCGTCTTCACACGCGCGCTCGAACAGCACCTCGTGCTCTACCGCGCTTACTCCGTCGACAAGATCCTCGCGGTGTTCCGGCGCAACGCGGGTCTGTCCACCAACGGAGCGACTCCCCCCGGCGGTTGGGAGGAGTACGGTCCCAACCCCGACCTGCAGCGCTGGGGGCCGCGCGAGTACGTGCGCGGCCAGAACACCGCGGGCGCGGGAGGATGCCTCCGCGGGCACTACGGCGGCCACTTCCTCAGCGGTGTGTCGATGGCGTATGCCTCGACGGGCGAGGTCGCGCTCCTCAACAAGGTCAACGCGATCGTCGACGGGCTGGAGGAGTGCCGTGCGGCGCTCGCCGCCCAGGAGTACGAGGGGGCACCGCGCTATTCGCATCCGGGATTCCTCTCGGCCTACGGCGAGTGGCAGTTCTCGGCGCTCGAGGAGTTCGCGCCCTACGGCGAGATCTGGGCGCCGTACTACACACTGCACAAGATCCTCGCGGGCCTTCTCGACGCGCACGCGCTCGCCGGGAACACGAAGGCGCTCGCGCTCGCCGAGGGCATCGGGCACTGGGTGTACAGCCGCCTCTCGACCTGCACGTCGGCGCAGCTCGCGCGCATGTGGGGCTCCTACATCGCCGGCGAGTACGGGGGCATGAACGAAGTGCTCGTCGAGCTCTACTGGCGCTCGAGCGATACCGCGAAGCGCGAGTTCCTCGACGCCGCGCACCTGTTCACGCTGCACACGCTCGTCGACGCGTGCGCCGCGGGAACGGACACGCTCAACGGCAAGCACGCGAACCAGCACATCCCGCAGTTCCCGGGTTACATCAAGCTCGCGGCCGAGACAGGCGACGAGCACTTCCTCGACGCCTCGAAGGGCTTCTTCGACATGGTCGTGCCCGGCCGCTCGTACGCTCACGGCGGGACGGGCGAGGGAGAGCTCTGGGGTCCGCCGAACACCGTCGCGGGCGATATCGGTCCACGGAACGCCGAGTCCTGCGCGGCGTACAACATGCTCAAGGTGGCGAGTCAGCTCTTCTTCAACGAGCAGAACCCGAAGTACATGGACTACTTCGAGCGGACGGTGCTCAACCACATCCTCGGCGGGCGCCGCAATCAGGAATCGACGTCGGGACCCGAGAACCTGTACATGTTCCCGGTCCAGCCGGGGGCGCGCAAGGAGTACGGGAACGGCAACATCGGCACGTGTTGCGGCGGCACGGGGCTCGAGAGCCACGTCAAGTACCAGGAGGGCATCTACTTTCGGTCGGCCGACCAGACGGAGCTGTACGTGAACCTGTACATCGCGTCGACCCTCGACTGGGAGGAGACGGGGCTCGTGCTCGAGCAGGTGTCGTCCTACCCCGAGTCGGACACGTCGACGCTCACCGTCCGCACGGCACCCTCCGGTCCGCTCACGGTGCACCTGCGCGTGCCGTCGTGGTCATCCGGCGTCGAGATCGAGGTCAACGGCGCCGCCGCGGACGTCGACATCGAGCCGGGAACCTATGCCGCCGTCACGCGCGACTGGTCCACCGGCGACACGATCACGGTGCGCATCCCGCTCGCCGTGCGCGTCGAGTCGGCGATCGATCGCCCGGACATCCAGGCGCTCCTGTACGGACCCGTCGTCCTGACGGCGACGAGCTCGTCCACGAGCTACCTCAAGGTGTCGCTCGCGGACCGGCTCAACCTGAGCGGCAACGTGTCGCGCGGCATCGCGAAGACGCCCGCGAACGTCTTCACGATCGGGTCGCAGTCCTACGAGCCCGCGTACAACGGGCGAGACGTCGGGTACCACATGTACTTCCAGCGCACCGAACCCTCGGTCACCTTCGCGGGCGCGGACGCCGGGGTCGCGAACCCGCGGCGATCCGGGAAGACGCTTCTCGACGAGGTCTGGGACCACGCGCCCTTCGCGAGCCGGTCGGCGTTCCTGGGTGTCGTGGGGCAGGTCACCGCCTCCTACGTGGCGGCCGGACTCCTCACGGCGCGCAACCGCCAGAAGATCCTCCTCGCCGCCGGTCGGGCGCCGATCGATGGGAGCAACTGA
- a CDS encoding family 43 glycosylhydrolase, with protein sequence MVWKPRKLTSGIAAVAAGILLASLAQAPAMAATENPIISDGSVYSADPTLLAVDDTLYLHAGRDEAGPTTNDFIMNEWQAFSTTDVDGGSWEHHPSLMRPEAVFAWATPGRAYAGQVVEGADGRFYWYVPVHEAASTASDKFGIGVAVSDTPLGPWTDHAGGPIVSQRILSNDAHNIDPTVLVDDGRVYMYWGSFGRLMAIELQSDMKTLIGSPTSISSGVTGFFEAAWLFERNDTYYLAYAANNAGPTSTCTPANYHACIAYSTASSPMGPWTFRGRILAPVSSTTSHPAIAEFQGEWYLAYHTADAVGGNHFRRSVAIDHLEWDDTQTPARILPVTTTPIKEADLTPRSNVAPWATSSASNEPIPTQYWIKALNDEIIRPNPLPPDMWGSWTANRPAQQWLQYTWDAPVRVESARIKFWRDAAPGTGNGVSNPSSWVLQYWDAGEWKDVPNASGYPTSTTAVHEVTFDAVTTSRLRAVLNASPNAATPPSYSALAVEEWEVHAAQPDSVGAVQIETDKGIAPDLPETVSLAYGEDTIDAPVRWDEVDPADYAAAGTFTVSGFVEGYAAGTVSASVTVRGDDQWRVNLAEAGAATADSTAAGSSLAALNDGEIVYSGTAHPSWVSATEGDTHWAGYTWDETVLVDAVAAHFWTGAGTTLPEAWKVQTRTDGEWTDVAGVEEFPIRNGEPSTVSFEAVQATGIRVVMTAAASSTVGLGELEVFGETLDTTAPEVALTANGVAGANGWFVSPVTVRATAMDDRDLRTRIDLAVGEGEWQQNANARFAETTVSTDGQHVVRARATDAAGNTSPEGSTTVRIDATAPTVSGTLDVDARTVSAAAADAGSGVASIEYAIDAPTGWAAYSAPVQIDDERRTVYLRAKDAAGNVSSLATVTVPLSPDAPLSGNIAPIATATASYTSSWNSVTAVNDGALTGASWGTWPNVGEQWVQLEWDRIVTVDRAGILFFRDSADSANVGVIPPREWKLQYVDLSSGQWRDVEASGAYGRSSTAINEVAFAPVTTTKLRAVMQAWGAASAGGSSGILEFEAWAAEAAPAIDVDVTVSTRCVASKVVLVTTAANNGETPVTVELRTPYGTKTVTGIAADARSSNAFTTRTATMAGGEVTAVVTAVVDGETVTREYVVPYDARTC encoded by the coding sequence GTGGTCTGGAAACCGAGAAAACTGACGTCCGGCATCGCCGCCGTCGCAGCGGGGATTCTGCTCGCGTCACTGGCGCAGGCGCCCGCGATGGCCGCGACCGAGAATCCGATCATCAGCGACGGCAGCGTCTACTCCGCCGATCCGACGCTGCTCGCCGTCGACGACACGCTCTATCTGCATGCGGGCCGCGACGAGGCGGGGCCCACCACCAACGACTTCATCATGAACGAGTGGCAGGCCTTCTCGACGACCGACGTCGACGGGGGTTCGTGGGAGCACCACCCGTCCCTCATGCGTCCCGAGGCCGTCTTTGCTTGGGCGACTCCGGGTCGGGCCTACGCGGGGCAGGTCGTGGAAGGCGCCGACGGCCGCTTCTACTGGTACGTCCCGGTCCACGAGGCGGCGAGCACGGCATCCGACAAGTTCGGCATCGGCGTCGCCGTGTCCGACACCCCGCTCGGTCCCTGGACCGACCACGCGGGCGGGCCGATCGTGTCGCAGCGGATCCTGAGCAACGACGCCCACAACATCGATCCGACCGTCCTCGTCGACGACGGTCGCGTCTACATGTACTGGGGCAGCTTCGGACGCCTCATGGCGATCGAGCTCCAGAGCGACATGAAGACCCTCATCGGGTCGCCGACGTCGATCTCGAGCGGCGTCACCGGCTTCTTCGAAGCGGCCTGGCTCTTCGAGCGCAACGACACCTATTACCTCGCGTACGCCGCGAACAATGCGGGGCCGACGAGCACGTGCACGCCGGCGAACTACCACGCGTGCATCGCCTACTCGACGGCATCCTCGCCCATGGGGCCGTGGACGTTCCGTGGTCGGATCCTCGCGCCGGTGTCGTCCACGACGAGCCACCCCGCGATCGCCGAGTTCCAGGGCGAGTGGTACCTGGCATATCACACCGCTGATGCGGTGGGCGGCAACCACTTCCGCCGTTCGGTGGCGATCGATCATCTCGAGTGGGACGACACGCAGACACCCGCCCGCATCCTTCCCGTCACGACGACGCCGATCAAGGAAGCCGACCTGACGCCCCGATCGAACGTCGCGCCCTGGGCGACGTCCTCGGCATCGAACGAGCCCATCCCGACGCAGTACTGGATCAAGGCGCTCAACGACGAGATCATCCGCCCCAACCCGCTGCCGCCGGACATGTGGGGCAGCTGGACGGCCAACCGACCCGCCCAGCAGTGGCTCCAGTACACGTGGGACGCCCCCGTCCGCGTCGAGAGTGCGCGCATCAAGTTCTGGCGCGATGCGGCCCCGGGCACCGGCAACGGCGTCTCCAACCCGAGCTCGTGGGTCCTGCAGTACTGGGATGCCGGTGAGTGGAAGGACGTTCCGAATGCGAGCGGCTATCCCACCTCGACGACCGCTGTCCACGAGGTGACCTTCGACGCTGTCACGACCTCGCGCCTGCGTGCCGTCCTCAACGCGTCGCCGAACGCCGCCACCCCGCCGTCGTACTCGGCGCTCGCCGTCGAGGAGTGGGAAGTGCACGCCGCGCAGCCCGACAGCGTCGGGGCCGTCCAGATCGAGACCGACAAGGGGATCGCCCCCGATCTGCCCGAGACGGTCTCGCTCGCCTATGGCGAGGACACCATCGATGCCCCCGTCCGCTGGGACGAGGTCGACCCGGCCGATTACGCCGCTGCAGGAACCTTCACGGTGAGCGGATTCGTCGAGGGCTATGCCGCGGGAACCGTCTCGGCATCCGTGACGGTGCGCGGAGACGACCAGTGGCGCGTCAACCTCGCCGAAGCGGGTGCGGCGACTGCCGACTCGACGGCTGCAGGATCGTCTCTCGCGGCGCTCAACGACGGTGAGATCGTCTACAGCGGAACCGCGCACCCGTCGTGGGTGTCGGCGACCGAGGGTGACACCCACTGGGCGGGCTACACGTGGGACGAGACTGTTCTCGTCGATGCCGTCGCGGCCCACTTCTGGACAGGTGCCGGCACGACCCTTCCCGAGGCCTGGAAGGTGCAGACCCGAACCGACGGCGAATGGACCGACGTCGCAGGCGTCGAGGAGTTCCCGATCCGCAACGGCGAGCCGAGCACCGTCTCGTTCGAGGCCGTGCAGGCCACCGGCATCCGTGTCGTCATGACCGCCGCGGCATCCTCGACCGTCGGGCTCGGCGAGCTCGAGGTGTTCGGCGAGACGCTCGACACGACGGCTCCCGAGGTCGCCCTCACGGCGAACGGCGTTGCGGGAGCGAACGGCTGGTTCGTCTCGCCCGTGACCGTCCGTGCGACGGCGATGGACGACCGCGACCTGCGCACCCGCATCGACCTCGCCGTCGGTGAGGGGGAGTGGCAGCAGAACGCCAACGCCCGCTTCGCCGAAACGACCGTCTCGACGGACGGGCAGCATGTCGTCCGCGCTCGTGCGACGGATGCCGCGGGCAACACGTCACCCGAGGGGTCGACGACCGTCCGCATCGATGCGACCGCGCCGACGGTGAGCGGAACGCTCGACGTCGACGCGCGAACCGTCAGTGCCGCTGCGGCGGATGCCGGTTCGGGTGTCGCTTCCATCGAGTACGCGATCGACGCCCCGACCGGGTGGGCCGCGTACAGCGCGCCCGTCCAGATCGACGACGAACGGCGCACCGTGTACCTCCGGGCGAAAGACGCCGCGGGCAACGTGTCGAGCCTCGCAACCGTGACGGTTCCGCTCTCTCCCGACGCTCCGCTCTCGGGCAACATCGCCCCTATCGCGACGGCGACCGCGTCGTACACGTCATCGTGGAACAGCGTCACGGCCGTCAACGACGGCGCGCTCACGGGCGCCTCGTGGGGGACCTGGCCGAACGTCGGCGAGCAGTGGGTGCAGCTCGAATGGGATCGCATCGTGACGGTCGACCGTGCCGGCATCCTGTTCTTCCGCGACTCTGCGGACTCTGCCAACGTGGGGGTCATCCCGCCGCGAGAGTGGAAGCTGCAGTACGTCGACCTCTCGAGCGGTCAATGGCGCGACGTCGAGGCGAGCGGTGCCTACGGCCGGTCGTCGACGGCGATCAACGAGGTCGCATTCGCTCCCGTGACGACGACGAAGCTCCGTGCCGTCATGCAGGCGTGGGGTGCGGCCAGCGCCGGCGGATCCAGCGGCATCCTCGAGTTCGAAGCGTGGGCCGCCGAGGCTGCCCCCGCGATCGACGTCGACGTGACCGTGTCGACCCGCTGCGTCGCATCGAAGGTCGTCCTCGTGACGACTGCGGCGAACAACGGCGAGACGCCCGTCACGGTGGAGCTGCGCACGCCCTACGGCACGAAGACCGTCACGGGCATCGCCGCGGATGCGCGCTCCAGCAACGCCTTCACGACGCGCACGGCAACCATGGCCGGCGGTGAGGTGACCGCCGTGGTCACCGCCGTCGTGGACGGCGAGACCGTCACCCGAGAGTACGTCGTGCCGTATGACGCCCGCACCTGCTGA